GTTTCGCTCCGGCGAATCCGTCCCGATGAAGGCGCTCGCGACCGGCCCGTCGATCCCCGCGAGTACCGACGGGTCCGCGGGATCGGCCGCCGTGATCGTCACGTCCCGCTGGGGGAACTCGCGCTGTTCGGGGTCGAGCGTCACGACGTGGACCGGATCGGCCCGTTCGCGGGCGCGCTCGATCAGCGCGTGGCCGACGGTCCCGGCGCCACACCCCAACAGCAATCGGGAGGCCATACGGTGGTCGTACCCGATGGACGCGCTAAAACGTATCGTATCAGCGGGTGAAAAACCGTCCCGGGGATCAGGCCAGCAGCGCGCCCGCGGCGGCCTGTGCGAGGTCGACGACCGGGAACGCCGGAATCAGCGCGACGGTCATGACCGCCGCGGCGACGATCGCCGCGTACAGCCCGACGGGCTGGCGCGAGACGTCGAGTTCCCGAATCGGGTCCTCGATCCAGATCGCCTTGACCAGCCGGGAGTAGTAAAACAGCGACAGCGCGCTCGCGAGCGCGCCGACCGCCGCGAGCCACCAGTAGCCCGCCCCGATGGCCGCCGTGAACAGGACGTACTTCGAGAGGAACCCGCCCCCGATGGGCAGTCCCGCGAGGCTGAAGAGGAACACCGTCACCGCCGCGCAGGCGATCGGGGACTGGCGCCACATGCCGTTGTAGTCCTCGAAGGTGCGCCCGACACCGCGATATTCCGCGAGCGCGATAAAGAGGAACGCGCCGGTGTTCATGAAGCCATAGACCAGCAGGTGCATCATCGCCGCACCCATCACGGCCGCGTCGTTGCCGCCACCGAGCGCCGCCAGCCCGATCAGAACGTAGCCGGCGTGCCCGACCGACGAGTAAGCGAGCATCCGCTTGACGTTCTCCTGTAGCGCCGCGGCGAAGTTACCCACGAGCATCGTCACGACCGCGAGCACCTGAAAGATCAACACCCAGTCGATCCCGAGTCCGGCGACGACGTCGAGGGGGAACGCCTCGACGAACACGCGGAAGGCGATCACGAAGCCGGCGGCCTTCGACGCCGAGGAGATGAAGGCGCTGACGGGTGCGGGCGCGCCCTCGTAGGCTTCTGGCGCCCAGAAGTGAAACGGCACCGAGGCGGTCTTGTAGGCGAACCCGCCGACCAGCATCAGCGTGCCCACGCCGAGGATACCGACGTTCTCGGTCTCCTCGATCCCCGCGGCGACCGCACCGAGCTGGAGCGAGCCCGTCGTCGCGTAGACGAGGCTGATCCCGTAGACGAAGATCGCAGACGAGAGCGCCCCGATCAGGAAATACTTCAGACCGCCCTCGACGCTGCCGCGGTTGTGCTTGAGAAACGCAACCAGCGCGTACGAGGAGAGGCTCGCGAGTTCGAGACTGATGAAGACCGTCATCAGGCTGTTCGCGTTGGCCATCAGGGCCATCCCGGTCGCCGCGAGCACGATCAGCGAGTAGAACTCGCCCTTGTGGGGCTGGTCGTGTAGGTAGTCGTAGCTAGCCAGCACGACGAGCGCGGCCACGCTCGTGACGATGAACGTAAAGAAGAGGCTCATGCCGTCGACGATCACCTGATCGCCGAGCAAGGAGAGCCCCTCCGGGCGGCCGACGCCGGTAAAGAAGTACCAGACGGTGACCGCAAGCGACCCGAGGACGCCCGCGAGCGAGAGACCCGCGAGCAGCCCGTTGTTCG
The DNA window shown above is from Halalkalicoccus jeotgali B3 and carries:
- a CDS encoding NADH-quinone oxidoreductase subunit N produces the protein MVTDAGTWIALAPVVVLAVTSFALFLLDSVNPGKTNNGLLAGLSLAGVLGSLAVTVWYFFTGVGRPEGLSLLGDQVIVDGMSLFFTFIVTSVAALVVLASYDYLHDQPHKGEFYSLIVLAATGMALMANANSLMTVFISLELASLSSYALVAFLKHNRGSVEGGLKYFLIGALSSAIFVYGISLVYATTGSLQLGAVAAGIEETENVGILGVGTLMLVGGFAYKTASVPFHFWAPEAYEGAPAPVSAFISSASKAAGFVIAFRVFVEAFPLDVVAGLGIDWVLIFQVLAVVTMLVGNFAAALQENVKRMLAYSSVGHAGYVLIGLAALGGGNDAAVMGAAMMHLLVYGFMNTGAFLFIALAEYRGVGRTFEDYNGMWRQSPIACAAVTVFLFSLAGLPIGGGFLSKYVLFTAAIGAGYWWLAAVGALASALSLFYYSRLVKAIWIEDPIRELDVSRQPVGLYAAIVAAAVMTVALIPAFPVVDLAQAAAGALLA